CTCTTCTATTTCTTGGAATGCCTTCATTTGGGTGTCCTTTCCCTTATACATTTTCTTAACGTTTGATTCTCAGGAAATGCAACCTTGAGTAGCCTTTTTCCTttcagagaaaaaaaggaaaatttttatcattatttaaaaaaaaatcaccagAATTTTGGGTGTTTTACATTCTCCTTATACAGAGGGATGCTTACAAGTTGTCAGTTCTTTCAGTGACTTAAATTGATGCTTaatcttcttgttttcttctatGCTATAGCCTGTATGGTCCTTTTTATTTACCTGCTAATAGTTCTCTGCTTGTAATGTAAGTTTCGTAAATTGTTTATGTGTGGTTCAATTGGGAACTTCTTTCGTATGAAGTTTTGTTATTTCAACTACTGATACTTTAATTCTATTGTTAATCTTAAGCATCTAAGTTTATATTTGCTGTGATGGTCTGTGGACTGGGCTCTgcaatattatatatgttcacactgattttctcttttgacGTAGTGTTCTGTTTGAGTTATAACTGCTAGTGTTGAGCTTTCAGGTCAACTATAAAagttttgatgaaattgacgAGGGAAAAATGTGGTGGAGGAGGGTCCCCTTTGTTTCTGACTTTCTCCGTAAAACTGGTTTTGAGCCTGCTCTAAAAATGCTTGCTGGCTCTGACACTGTGCAAGCACGTGAATTTGTGGAATATGCTTTTGGGCAGTTAAAGTCATTCAATAATGCCTACCTTTTGAAGAATCTGATTTCAAGTAGTGATGGGAATAACACAGAAGGCACTAGGAAATCTAATAATTCTGCTGGTATGTCAGACGTGCCTTCCCAGATGGAGGGTATAGCAGAACTTTCTTTAAATAATACAGGCTTCAAAGAAGGGAGCAATTCAGATGATTCCAATGCAGATAATGGTGGTGTGGAGAATGGTTATGCCCCTGAACCCGTGAAACAACTTGGTGAGGAAAGGCAAtcaaataagaatttttggaggaactttgccaatgaaattaatcaaaatgttgttgagaaatttgGTCTCCCAATTCCAGAGAAACTAAAGTGGGATGGGTTTGATTTATTAAACAAAGTTGGTTTGCAGTCACGAAAGATAGCAGAAGCATCTTATATTGACTCAGGGCTTGCGACTCCAGAAGGCGTAGATGTTGATAATGATAAAATAAGTGGCCCACTTTCTGTTAGCATGATTCAGTCTTCACTTCCAGATATTAAGGAAGCGACAAGGGACCTAGTAAGGCAAACTGATTCTGTTTTAGGAACATTAATGGTTCTAACTGCAGCAGTATCTCAATCAAACAAGGAAGCAAATCTTGCTGGAAGGAGCAAAATTAAAGAAGAGGATACTAGCAATGTAGAAGATGATGCCTTGAAATATCCCATCAACGAGAAGCTTGCTAGCTCCCAGGGAGCTCAGGAGATGAAAGAACTCTTTTCTACTGCAGAAAGTGCCATGGAGGCTTGGGCGATGCTTGCTACTTCTATGGGGCATCCAAGTTTTATAAAGTCTGAATTTGAGAAACTATGTTTCTTAGACAATGCGACGACAGACACGCAGGTATGATTTTAATCTTTTGAGAGGACCGAGGAGCTTCTTTATCTAGTTATAGTTCATCTCTAAAATCCGAATAATCATAAAACCTTATATGTGGCAAAAGGCTGTCAATTAATTGTGAGAATTATATTGTGGATGACTAAATTATAGGAAGCTGCAGGTGGCAATTTGGTGCGATTCTTCCCGGAAAAGATTAGTTATCGCTTTCAGGGGAACAGAACAGGTAggttatattttgtttttgtgcaaATATGGGGTTCAGGTATGTATCTTCCAGCTCAAAATACCTCTACTCTAATTTTTGCAGGCAAGATGGAAGGACTTGCGAACAGATTTAATGCTAGCTCCTGCTGGGTAACATCTTTGTACTTATCATGTTATAACTTGTTTATTTGATCGACATTAGTGATTTGTGATctttcttcctaattttctttgGAGTCATATTGCATGTAATAAGTGTCCAGACTGGACCAGCCGGTTGGAACATTGAATGGTCTGGTTTCAAGTTCGGATTAGTACAGGAAGTCATCCGGATTAGTACAGGATCCATTTTATGTTTAATAACCCACTTGGAAGTTAGACTGTCCGACATTGGTTTGACTGGCAAACCTTCGAACTAGTTGTGGTTGAAGAAAACTTGGTAGTTATTCTCTGACAGAAAATTATGGTTTGAAGatgattttggattcaaacTGCAAATGAGTTTTAATATCATCTCTAATGTACAATGTGCAAAATATACTGTTTTTGGTGGCGCTCTCATTGGTTAATGCAGCTGCCATTACTGTTGAGTCATAATTCAAAGTTTGATGAATCAATTAAAGCCTTCAAATATAGTTATTCTCTGACAGAAAAGtatggtttgaaagttgattttggattcaaacCACAGACCTTAAGGTAGAAGACAATGAATTAAAGGTTGGGGCTAGCAACACTTGCTGTTATGCTACTGATAGCTTGTATTTAACTATTACATTAATAACTTTAAgacaattttgtttaatttatgcATGAGAATGACGTCATGGTCCAACTGCGGCCGGTCGGAGTGGTGACCCCTGACCCAGTCACTTTATCTGGGTTGCCAATCAGTTGAGGTTTTAGACGATCTCATTTGCACTAAGTTTCTCAATGGTTGTTGATTGATTTGTCTAAATTAATATTCCACAATTTCAGATATGCCCATTAAGTTAAGTATTATACTTTGTAATGTTGGATTCTATACCTCTTTAGGCTAAATCCTGAAAGGATAGGTGGAGACTTCAAGGAAGAAGTTCAAGTAAGCAAAAACAACTCATTCATGGACGAGATGAACAGATTATTGACAAAATCCAATCTTTATGTATTTATTGACGGTGATTAAGTTATTTCAGGTTCACAGTGGTTTCTTAAGTGCATATGATTCTGTCAGGATCAGGATCATCTCTCTCATGAAATTGGCAATTGGTTATATgtaagttttgatttttttaatcttttaatcTTATTTTCTGAGCATGAAGCGACTGTCCTACTTATATACAAGTCAAGCAGCAGAGGACAGGTATTATCTAAAAGAATATTTAGGAATCAGTTTGCTTCAGTTAAATACATTAGGCATGTGGTTCACTAACATAACTTGCATCCTTTATATATGCGCACTGAAGTCCTTTCAACGATAAAATCTTGGAACCTTTAGAGTAAACCAGatgttaattatttatttattttgatgtcCATTTATTCTTTGCGATTTTCAAAGTATGGGTTCTCTCCTTTTGGTGTCCATTTTGCATTTGCATCatggaatttgatttttcagtTGTCAAAGCAAAAATTAAGTGGTTTTCTGTAACAGTGATGATCCTGCTGAGCCGCTGCACAAATGGCATGTTTATGTTACTGGTCATAGTCTAGGTGGTGCATTATCTACCCTCCTAGCTCTTGAACTTTCATCAAGTCAATTAGCAAAGTGAGTTCATATATTCTACTCAGTGAAGTTATTATTCTTCTTTATCGTATCATAGTAAGTTTGCACGTGAAAGAATTCGTATTCATGCACAGGCAAATCATTAACCATAGGTTATGTTGGGCTTTGATTTTAACTTGTACTAATCCAATCTTCCCTTTATGACTGTAAATAGTGTTTCTTTTCACCCGTGCTATTTCACCTTTGAAGCCTTTTTGGTGTAGAAGTTAttgaccaaaagaaaaataaaacctagAAATGCTTTGATAGACAACCACCCTGACATATTTCTTTATGACTTGAATATCCTGAGATGTTAGCAACATAACATAAACCTATCATCCTTATAGTTGTAACAAATGCTTTGATTTGTACATTGAATTTTCTATGTGTATTAGGCGCGGAGTGATTTCTGTGACCATGTATAACTTCGGATCTCCTAGGGTCGGTAACAAAAAATTTGCCGAAGTTTATAATGAGGTAAGATTTTTAATAGTAATTCTTTAGCTGTTCTCCATTGCTTGGCTTTTAATTCTTCATTTGAGTGTTGGGTGATTACcctctcatctttcttttctatggCTTCATTATTGTTTCTGCTGCAGTCATCTTGGTTGGAACAATTCATTGTTTTTTACAACAGGGTAATTTCTGGTCTACACTGTAGCTGCTAATCTTGTCAGAGTCTTGcagaaaataattttcaaatctAGGATTGTGTTACAATAAAGGAATTTACTCATTAGAATACTCCTCCACTCACTCGTTCTCTCACTATCTATCTAAATATTTACcagtatattatatatgaatttATACATGTTAGAGTTTTATGATAGTAAATATGGAACTCTTTAGACTTAAATTTACAGGTATGATGAAGTCAGATCCACTGTAATATTCAAATTTGCCTCATGAAGttgaaataattattaaatatgTGAAAGTTTATGTGTTGGATGTCACATGCGTATTTGTTTGGTGAATATTTATGCAACATGCAAAACTTACCTCTGCAGAAAGTCAAAGATAGCTGGAGAGTTGTAAACCACAGAGACATTATACCAACAGTCCCCCGCTTGATGGGTTACTGTCATGTAGCTCAACCTGTTTACCTAGCAACAGGAGACCTAAGAAATGCCTTGGTGGGTAGTTCACTGTCAATTCTCCAATTAAACTTCTGACTGTGTGAAACCTAATTCaggatttttaatttcttgatAGATGGACGTGGTATATgctatttaaatttatattttatggaCAGTGTAAATGTTGTCCTTCTAGCTAATTGACATGATCCTCTAAAACTTGTTGGCGTAgcagatatatatacatatacatatatgtgtgtatatatttatatataattatcacATTTTAGAAAGGCCGAATTGTCTTTATTTGCTTCAATTCAAAGTCTACTTGTCATCTTAAAGTGAAAGCAGTGTGAAATTGTTTTGGGGTCCTTTTTTATGATCAGAAAGCACTCTTCTTTCCCTTATACCCAAAATGTCTTCCCCCAGTATATATGTACAGTAACAAAGTTGCGCCAATTAGGGTATTCTTAAGTACAGGTTTATTGGCATTTTCCATGGGAAAAATCCTTTTCTCTTTGAGGTTTGACATGCTTCACAGTCATTTAAGTTCCTTCCCCAGTAAATGCATGGCAGGGGATGCTCTAAACTCCCTGCCAAGCTGCATGACTGAACTGATTAATTCAAATCACAAGGCATCAACAATTTGAATTCCTATTCCATATCTCTTCAATACTTCAGCTGCAATGCTGGACAAAGTTCAATTTATGTGATTTATAACACATTGAAATCCTTGCTGAATGAATACAAAGACTGatacaaaatataatacaTTTTTACATAAAGCTGAGCTAATGACTCTATCCAGGACAATATTGAGCTTT
The window above is part of the Prunus dulcis chromosome 1, ALMONDv2, whole genome shotgun sequence genome. Proteins encoded here:
- the LOC117614549 gene encoding uncharacterized protein LOC117614549 isoform X5 — translated: MQLDGQVVKSKVKWGTKEPTWNENFSFNIKQPPTINLQVAAWDANLVTPHKRMGNAGISLEGLCDGNSHDVLVELGGMGGGGKLHLEVNYKSFDEIDEGKMWWRRVPFVSDFLRKTGFEPALKMLAGSDTVQAREFVEYAFGQLKSFNNAYLLKNLISSSDGNNTEGTRKSNNSAGMSDVPSQMEGIAELSLNNTGFKEGSNSDDSNADNGGVENGYAPEPVKQLGEERQSNKNFWRNFANEINQNVVEKFGLPIPEKLKWDGFDLLNKVGLQSRKIAEASYIDSGLATPEGVDVDNDKISGPLSVSMIQSSLPDIKEATRDLVRQTDSVLGTLMVLTAAVSQSNKEANLAGRSKIKEEDTSNVEDDALKYPINEKLASSQGAQEMKELFSTAESAMEAWAMLATSMGHPSFIKSEFEKLCFLDNATTDTQVAIWCDSSRKRLVIAFRGTEQARWKDLRTDLMLAPAGLNPERIGGDFKEEVQVHSGFLSAYDSVRIRIISLMKLAIGYIDDPAEPLHKWHVYVTGHSLGGALSTLLALELSSSQLAKRGVISVTMYNFGSPRVGNKKFAEVYNESSWLEQFIVFYNRKVKDSWRVVNHRDIIPTVPRLMGYCHVAQPVYLATGDLRNALDNIELSGDGYQGDVIGEYTPDALISEFMKGEMELIEKILETEINIFSSIRDGTALMQHMEDFYYITLLENVRSNYQVAAARAVSDEQRNIKIS
- the LOC117614549 gene encoding uncharacterized protein LOC117614549 isoform X4, which codes for MASLQTHHYNFQFHRCVSSLSPKLHGLQNPKLSLRFPISFSGKVRVTFRGNGKGRDGIYSLCCLCRAGSEVEKVSAEEGNERPPFDINLAVVLAGFAFEAYSSPPDNIGRREVDAADCKTVYLSESFVREIYDGELLVKLKKGLNLPAMDPWGTSDPYVVMQLDGQVVKSKVKWGTKEPTWNENFSFNIKQPPTINLQVAAWDANLVTPHKRMGNAGISLEGLCDGNSHDVLVELGGMGGGGKLHLEVNYKSFDEIDEGKMWWRRVPFVSDFLRKTGFEPALKMLAGSDTVQAREFVEYAFGQLKSFNNAYLLKNLISSSDGNNTEGTRKSNNSAGMSDVPSQMEGIAELSLNNTGFKEGSNSDDSNADNGGVENGYAPEPVKQLGEERQSNKNFWRNFANEINQNVVEKFGLPIPEKLKWDGFDLLNKVGLQSRKIAEASYIDSGLATPEGVDVDNDKISGPLSVSMIQSSLPDIKEATRDLVRQTDSVLGTLMVLTAAVSQSNKEANLAGRSKIKEEDTSNVEDDALKYPINEKLASSQGAQEMKELFSTAESAMEAWAMLATSMGHPSFIKSEFEKLCFLDNATTDTQVAIWCDSSRKRLVIAFRGTEQARWKDLRTDLMLAPAGLNPERIGGDFKEEVQVHSGFLSAYDSVRIRIISLMKLAIGYIDDPAEPLHKWHVYVTGHSLGGALSTLLALELSSSQLAKRGVISVTMYNFGSPRVGNKKFAEVYNEDNIELSGDGYQGDVIGEYTPDALISEFMKGEMELIEKILETEINIFSSIRDGTALMQHMEDFYYITLLENVRSNYQVAAARAVSDEQRNIKIS
- the LOC117614549 gene encoding uncharacterized protein LOC117614549 isoform X3, with protein sequence MASLQTHHYNFQFHRCVSSLSPKLHGLQNPKLSLRFPISFSGKVRVTFRGNGKGRDGIYSLCCLCRAGSEVEKVSAEEGNERPPFDINLAVVLAGFAFEAYSSPPDNIGRREVDAADCKTVYLSESFVREIYDGELLVKLKKGLNLPAMDPWGTSDPYVVMQLDGQVVKSKVKWGTKEPTWNENFSFNIKQPPTINLQVAAWDANLVTPHKRMGNAGISLEGLCDGNSHDVLVELGGMGGGGKLHLEVNYKSFDEIDEGKMWWRRVPFVSDFLRKTGFEPALKMLAGSDTVQAREFVEYAFGQLKSFNNAYLLKNLISSSDGNNTEGTRKSNNSAGMSDVPSQMEGIAELSLNNTGFKEGSNSDDSNADNGGVENGYAPEPVKQLGEERQSNKNFWRNFANEINQNVVEKFGLPIPEKLKWDGFDLLNKVGLQSRKIAEASYIDSGLATPEGVDVDNDKISGPLSVSMIQSSLPDIKEATRDLVRQTDSVLGTLMVLTAAVSQSNKEANLAGRSKIKEEDTSNVEDDALKYPINEKLASSQGAQEMKELFSTAESAMEAWAMLATSMGHPSFIKSEFEKLCFLDNATTDTQVAIWCDSSRKRLVIAFRGTEQARWKDLRTDLMLAPAGLNPERIGGDFKEEVQVHSGFLSAYDSVRIRIISLMKLAIGYIDDPAEPLHKWHVYVTGHSLGGALSTLLALELSSSQLAKRGVISVTMYNFGSPRVGNKKFAEVYNESSWLEQFIVFYNRKVKDSWRVVNHRDIIPTVPRLMGYCHVAQPVYLATGDLRNALDNIELSGDGYQGDVIGEYTPDALISEFNVRSNYQVAAARAVSDEQRNIKIS
- the LOC117614549 gene encoding uncharacterized protein LOC117614549 isoform X1, with protein sequence MASLQTHHYNFQFHRCVSSLSPKLHGLQNPKLSLRFPISFSGKVRVTFRGNGKGRDGIYSLCCLCRAGSEVEKVSAEEGNERPPFDINLAVVLAGFAFEAYSSPPDNIGRREVDAADCKTVYLSESFVREIYDGELLVKLKKGLNLPAMDPWGTSDPYVVMQLDGQVVKSKVKWGTKEPTWNENFSFNIKQPPTINLQVAAWDANLVTPHKRMGNAGISLEGLCDGNSHDVLVELGGMGGGGKLHLEVNYKSFDEIDEGKMWWRRVPFVSDFLRKTGFEPALKMLAGSDTVQAREFVEYAFGQLKSFNNAYLLKNLISSSDGNNTEGTRKSNNSAGMSDVPSQMEGIAELSLNNTGFKEGSNSDDSNADNGGVENGYAPEPVKQLGEERQSNKNFWRNFANEINQNVVEKFGLPIPEKLKWDGFDLLNKVGLQSRKIAEASYIDSGLATPEGVDVDNDKISGPLSVSMIQSSLPDIKEATRDLVRQTDSVLGTLMVLTAAVSQSNKEANLAGRSKIKEEDTSNVEDDALKYPINEKLASSQGAQEMKELFSTAESAMEAWAMLATSMGHPSFIKSEFEKLCFLDNATTDTQVAIWCDSSRKRLVIAFRGTEQARWKDLRTDLMLAPAGLNPERIGGDFKEEVQVHSGFLSAYDSVRIRIISLMKLAIGYIDDPAEPLHKWHVYVTGHSLGGALSTLLALELSSSQLAKRGVISVTMYNFGSPRVGNKKFAEVYNESSWLEQFIVFYNRKVKDSWRVVNHRDIIPTVPRLMGYCHVAQPVYLATGDLRNALDNIELSGDGYQGDVIGEYTPDALISEFMKGEMELIEKILETEINIFSSIRDGTALMQHMEDFYYITLLENVRSNYQVAAARAVSDEQRNIKIS
- the LOC117614549 gene encoding uncharacterized protein LOC117614549 isoform X2, whose product is MASLQTHHYNFQFHRCVSSLSPKLHGLQNPKLSLRFPISFSGKVRVTFRGNGKGRDGIYSLCCLCRAGSEVEKVSAEEGNERPPFDINLAVVLAGFAFEAYSSPPDNIGRREVDAADCKTVYLSESFVREIYDGELLVKLKKGLNLPAMDPWGTSDPYVVMQLDGQVVKSKVKWGTKEPTWNENFSFNIKQPPTINLQVAAWDANLVTPHKRMGNAGISLEGLCDGNSHDVLVELGGMGGGGKLHLEVNYKSFDEIDEGKMWWRRVPFVSDFLRKTGFEPALKMLAGSDTVQAREFVEYAFGQLKSFNNAYLLKNLISSSDGNNTEGTRKSNNSAGMSDVPSQMEGIAELSLNNTGFKEGSNSDDSNADNGGVENGYAPEPVKQLGEERQSNKNFWRNFANEINQNVVEKFGLPIPEKLKWDGFDLLNKVGLQSRKIAEASYIDSGLATPEGVDVDNDKISGPLSVSMIQSSLPDIKEATRDLVRQTDSVLGTLMVLTAAVSQSNKEANLAGRSKIKEEDTSNVEDDALKYPINEKLASSQGAQEMKELFSTAESAMEAWAMLATSMGHPSFIKSEFEKLCFLDNATTDTQVAIWCDSSRKRLVIAFRGTEQARWKDLRTDLMLAPAGLNPERIGGDFKEEVQVHSGFLSAYDSVRIRIISLMKLAIGYIDDPAEPLHKWHVYVTGHSLGGALSTLLALELSSSQLAKRGVISVTMYNFGSPRVGNKKFAEVYNEKVKDSWRVVNHRDIIPTVPRLMGYCHVAQPVYLATGDLRNALDNIELSGDGYQGDVIGEYTPDALISEFMKGEMELIEKILETEINIFSSIRDGTALMQHMEDFYYITLLENVRSNYQVAAARAVSDEQRNIKIS